A section of the Longibacter salinarum genome encodes:
- a CDS encoding DNA-3-methyladenine glycosylase family protein yields MHDPFDDDILQAHVDDVWATNGPLALEAADDPFERLVTSIVNQQLSVASARTIRNRLFETCDITPQALLQAEPERLRNCGLSRQKTEYVRNVAEAFLQHEWTRASFADLNDEMVIDALTDIRGVGIWTAKMFLMFALGRPDVFPVEDLGIRNGMTTLYGESDRSRMREIADSWRPRRSLASLYLWRAAG; encoded by the coding sequence ATGCACGACCCCTTCGATGACGATATACTTCAGGCTCATGTGGATGACGTCTGGGCGACGAATGGACCTCTTGCTCTCGAAGCCGCCGATGATCCTTTCGAACGGCTTGTGACCTCGATCGTAAACCAGCAACTCTCGGTAGCCTCCGCACGCACGATCCGGAACCGCCTGTTCGAAACCTGCGATATCACTCCTCAGGCACTTCTCCAAGCGGAGCCCGAGCGTCTGCGAAACTGTGGACTCTCTCGACAGAAGACCGAGTACGTCCGTAACGTCGCGGAAGCCTTCCTTCAGCACGAATGGACCCGCGCCTCCTTCGCAGATCTGAATGACGAAATGGTCATCGACGCACTCACCGACATCCGCGGCGTGGGCATCTGGACGGCCAAGATGTTTTTGATGTTCGCCCTGGGCCGGCCGGACGTATTCCCTGTCGAAGACCTGGGCATTCGCAACGGCATGACAACCCTCTATGGCGAGTCCGACCGGTCCCGCATGCGTGAGATCGCCGATTCGTGGCGCCCGCGGCGGAGTCTGGCGAGCCTCTACCTGTGGCGTGCGGCGGGCTGA
- a CDS encoding ABC transporter ATP-binding protein, translating to MSVLSAHQLSRSVDGETLVDDVDFEVEAGDVFVIFGPSGAGKSSLLRLLNRLDEPTGGTVHLQGEDYRQIPPQTLRKRVGMVPQQPTLIDGSVAENVAWGSRLRGEPVDEERVADLLKRLGLAGFADRDAEDLSGGEAQRVAIARTLYNEPEVVLLDEPASSLDAEAARQVESLLADVMRDLSITAVLVTHDTDRARRLGTRGIRLDNGRVQASGPLDDILDT from the coding sequence ATGAGTGTACTTTCTGCTCACCAGCTCTCCCGGTCCGTGGACGGGGAGACGCTCGTCGATGACGTCGACTTTGAGGTCGAAGCCGGCGACGTGTTCGTCATTTTCGGCCCGTCCGGTGCCGGCAAGTCCAGCTTGCTCCGCCTGCTCAACCGCCTCGACGAACCCACCGGCGGCACCGTCCACCTGCAGGGCGAGGACTACCGCCAGATTCCACCGCAGACGCTCCGCAAGCGCGTCGGCATGGTGCCGCAGCAGCCCACGCTGATCGACGGCTCGGTGGCCGAGAACGTGGCGTGGGGGTCGCGCCTCCGCGGCGAGCCGGTCGACGAGGAGCGCGTGGCGGATCTGCTCAAGCGGCTCGGCCTCGCCGGATTTGCCGACCGCGACGCTGAAGATTTGTCGGGCGGCGAAGCCCAGCGTGTCGCGATCGCCCGGACGCTCTACAACGAACCGGAGGTCGTGCTTCTGGACGAGCCCGCATCCAGCCTCGACGCGGAAGCGGCCCGTCAGGTCGAGTCCCTCCTCGCCGACGTGATGCGCGACCTGTCGATCACGGCCGTCCTTGTCACACACGACACCGACCGCGCCCGGCGCCTCGGCACGCGCGGAATTCGGCTCGACAACGGCCGTGTCCAGGCTTCCGGCCCCCTCGACGACATTCTCGATACCTGA
- a CDS encoding ABC transporter permease yields MDLSSTFADVWTRAQEPVVMDGLLQVAAATVLATVVVGLSRWRKLQLETELATAFVRGFVQIVAMGLLIGVLLTVPLAWSGVILIGMVAGATWISRQRGEGLPGVTRISLLAIGVGAGIVIVLMTWAGAIEATVRSLVPVGSMVIANAMKINGLALDRFKEEIDSNRDVIEVGLSLGAPPQAVLAERVRDSVRASLIPVVDSLKSLGWVWIPGIMAGMILAGENPIYAALYQFVIMAMIFAAGGLTSVISSLLLSREVITEAEQLQKIDA; encoded by the coding sequence ATGGATCTCTCTTCTACGTTTGCCGATGTCTGGACGAGAGCCCAGGAGCCGGTCGTCATGGACGGCCTCCTACAGGTTGCAGCCGCAACCGTGCTCGCCACCGTTGTCGTCGGACTCTCACGCTGGCGCAAGCTTCAGCTCGAAACCGAACTCGCGACCGCCTTCGTTCGCGGCTTCGTGCAGATCGTCGCGATGGGTTTGCTGATCGGCGTGCTGCTGACGGTCCCGCTCGCGTGGAGCGGGGTCATTCTGATCGGCATGGTCGCGGGCGCTACGTGGATCTCGCGCCAGCGTGGCGAGGGCTTACCCGGCGTGACGCGGATCTCACTACTCGCGATCGGCGTCGGAGCGGGCATCGTGATCGTGCTGATGACCTGGGCGGGCGCGATCGAAGCCACCGTCCGCAGCCTCGTCCCGGTAGGCAGCATGGTGATCGCCAACGCGATGAAGATCAACGGCCTTGCGCTCGACCGCTTCAAGGAGGAAATCGACAGCAATCGCGACGTGATTGAGGTTGGCCTGTCGCTCGGAGCGCCGCCGCAGGCCGTGCTGGCCGAACGAGTGCGCGACAGCGTCCGCGCGTCGCTGATCCCGGTCGTCGACTCGCTCAAGAGCCTGGGCTGGGTCTGGATTCCGGGCATCATGGCGGGAATGATTTTGGCCGGAGAAAACCCGATCTACGCCGCGCTCTACCAGTTTGTCATCATGGCGATGATCTTCGCTGCGGGCGGGCTCACCAGCGTGATAAGCAGCCTCCTCCTCAGCCGGGAGGTGATCACCGAGGCAGAGCAACTGCAGAAGATCGACGCGTAA
- a CDS encoding SDR family NAD(P)-dependent oxidoreductase, which produces MDLQIEGKTAFISGSTAGIGWATARQLAEEGATVIINGRTADRVDAAVERITDAVAGATVRGVAADLGTADGVEKVTDAEPDIDILVNNVGIFEPSDFADTDDEAWMKHFEVNVMSGVRLTRHYLPGMKKRGWGRVVFVSSESGVQIPEEMIHYGVTKTAQIGLARGIAETTKGAGNVTVNSVLPGPTASEGVGDFVERLAEEQGLTAEEIEEQFFNEARPTSLLQRFEEPEEIASMIAYVCSENASATNGAALRVDGGVVRSAF; this is translated from the coding sequence ATGGATTTGCAGATTGAAGGCAAAACCGCATTCATCTCCGGATCAACCGCCGGAATCGGATGGGCCACGGCTCGACAGCTGGCGGAGGAGGGCGCCACGGTCATTATTAACGGACGCACCGCCGACCGCGTAGATGCTGCCGTCGAACGCATCACGGATGCTGTGGCAGGAGCGACGGTGCGCGGTGTGGCCGCGGACCTTGGCACGGCGGACGGGGTCGAAAAAGTGACGGACGCCGAACCCGATATCGACATCCTGGTGAACAACGTCGGCATCTTCGAACCATCGGACTTTGCAGACACCGACGACGAGGCGTGGATGAAGCATTTCGAGGTGAACGTGATGAGCGGCGTTCGACTCACCCGGCATTACCTTCCCGGAATGAAGAAGCGCGGCTGGGGTCGCGTCGTGTTCGTCTCCAGCGAGTCCGGCGTGCAGATTCCGGAGGAGATGATCCATTACGGTGTGACGAAGACCGCGCAGATCGGTCTCGCACGCGGCATCGCGGAAACAACGAAAGGAGCGGGCAACGTGACCGTCAATAGCGTCCTTCCGGGCCCGACGGCATCGGAGGGTGTCGGCGACTTCGTCGAGCGCCTGGCGGAAGAGCAAGGCTTGACCGCCGAGGAGATCGAGGAGCAGTTCTTCAACGAAGCCCGGCCCACCTCTCTGCTGCAGCGGTTCGAAGAGCCCGAAGAAATCGCGTCAATGATCGCGTACGTCTGCAGCGAAAACGCCTCCGCAACAAACGGTGCGGCCCTCCGCGTGGATGGAGGCGTGGTGCGCTCCGCCTTTTAA
- a CDS encoding response regulator transcription factor — MRVLLVEDDDQIAQFVQQGLEEAGYVVDRTGDGEEGFRMGLNEDYDAAIVDLMLPSRDGLSLIQGLRQRGDSTPVLILSAKRSVDERVEGLQVGGDDYLTKPFAFAELLARVQALVRRNTGSVDSSTLSAGPIELDRMSRTVTRAGEELDLQPREFSLLEYLVRNQGKVVSKTMILEHVWDFNFTPQTNVVEVLVHRLRSKVDDGFEPKLIHTVRGSGYVLRTP, encoded by the coding sequence ATGCGCGTTCTCCTGGTAGAAGACGACGATCAGATCGCCCAGTTCGTCCAACAGGGACTGGAGGAAGCCGGTTACGTGGTCGACCGCACGGGAGATGGTGAAGAGGGCTTCCGGATGGGTCTCAACGAAGACTATGATGCCGCCATCGTCGACCTGATGCTGCCGTCGCGCGATGGGTTGAGCCTGATCCAGGGCCTTCGTCAGCGAGGCGATAGTACGCCGGTCCTGATCCTCAGCGCCAAGCGGTCCGTGGATGAGCGCGTGGAAGGATTGCAGGTCGGCGGAGACGACTACCTGACGAAACCGTTCGCCTTCGCCGAACTTCTGGCGCGGGTTCAAGCCCTCGTCCGACGCAACACGGGCTCCGTGGACTCCTCAACTCTCTCTGCCGGCCCCATCGAACTCGACCGCATGTCGCGAACGGTGACACGGGCCGGGGAAGAACTCGACCTCCAACCGCGGGAGTTTTCCCTGCTCGAATACCTCGTCCGCAACCAGGGAAAGGTGGTGTCGAAAACCATGATCCTGGAGCACGTCTGGGACTTCAACTTTACCCCGCAGACGAACGTCGTGGAGGTACTCGTTCACCGTCTGAGAAGCAAGGTCGACGACGGCTTCGAACCCAAACTCATTCACACGGTCCGCGGCTCCGGATATGTTCTCCGCACTCCTTGA
- a CDS encoding sensor histidine kinase — MFSALLDRLSDRWRAHTLGVRLVAGYALIFIVSVAVLAGLTYGLLLFFLQQPDRGFIEEQADELVEAYRAGGVQQLRVTLNDRTGDERQQELLVRLADASGRTLFLYNPDDWLREDIVPLTQHPPPDNRDWIPLGAARDGDPLAALAVRVAPDRVLQVGIDADVRADVLQSMQSAFLAILLPVILIALLGGTILAYRALRPVRRLVQTFHTVIETGDVQTRAPADEAAGEFATLVYLFNQMLDRIERLVRGMRDTLDNVAHDLRTPMTRLRAQAELSLQQEKDPEALREALADLVDTSDVVLEMLDGIMDVAEAEADTLSLATESVAVLDLVRDVADAYQMVAEEKGVALHVDVPANLTVHVDPGRTRQILANLLDNAVKYTPEGGSVSVTAEQTSFPERAEAAACITIRDTGIGIPEKDLPRIWDRLYRGDRSRSEKGLGLGLSLVRAIAHAHDGRVTVDSTPGEGSTFRVYLPVES, encoded by the coding sequence ATGTTCTCCGCACTCCTTGACCGGCTCTCGGATCGATGGCGCGCCCACACACTGGGCGTGCGACTGGTCGCCGGCTATGCGCTCATCTTCATCGTGAGCGTCGCTGTCCTTGCCGGACTCACGTACGGACTGCTGCTGTTTTTCCTCCAGCAGCCAGATCGCGGCTTCATCGAAGAGCAGGCCGACGAACTCGTTGAGGCGTATCGAGCGGGAGGGGTCCAGCAGCTACGAGTGACTCTGAACGATCGTACCGGGGATGAACGCCAGCAGGAATTGCTCGTCCGACTCGCAGACGCCAGTGGCCGAACGCTTTTCTTGTATAACCCGGACGACTGGCTTCGCGAGGACATCGTCCCTCTAACCCAGCATCCACCCCCGGACAACCGCGACTGGATCCCGCTCGGCGCCGCCCGTGATGGCGACCCACTCGCTGCACTCGCCGTTCGCGTAGCACCGGACCGTGTGCTACAAGTCGGCATTGACGCGGACGTGCGCGCAGATGTGCTGCAGTCGATGCAATCCGCCTTTCTCGCGATCCTTTTGCCCGTCATCCTGATCGCTCTTCTCGGCGGGACGATCCTGGCCTATCGCGCCCTTCGCCCCGTCCGCCGGCTGGTCCAGACCTTCCATACCGTCATCGAAACCGGCGACGTGCAGACGCGCGCCCCGGCCGACGAAGCAGCGGGCGAATTCGCAACGCTCGTCTACCTGTTCAACCAGATGCTGGACCGCATCGAGCGACTCGTCCGCGGAATGCGCGACACGCTCGACAATGTGGCCCACGACCTCCGCACCCCGATGACGCGGCTGCGCGCCCAGGCAGAGCTCTCACTTCAACAGGAGAAGGACCCGGAGGCTCTGCGGGAGGCCCTTGCCGACCTGGTCGACACATCGGATGTCGTGCTCGAAATGCTCGATGGCATCATGGACGTCGCCGAGGCCGAAGCCGACACACTGAGTCTTGCCACCGAATCCGTGGCCGTGCTGGATCTCGTCCGGGACGTGGCGGATGCGTACCAGATGGTCGCGGAAGAAAAAGGCGTTGCGCTCCACGTCGACGTTCCCGCCAACCTCACGGTGCATGTCGATCCGGGCCGGACCCGTCAGATCCTCGCCAACCTTCTCGACAACGCCGTCAAGTACACACCGGAAGGCGGTTCCGTATCGGTGACGGCAGAGCAAACGTCGTTTCCCGAGCGAGCCGAAGCGGCGGCATGCATCACCATCCGCGACACCGGAATCGGCATCCCGGAAAAGGACCTGCCACGAATCTGGGACCGACTGTATCGCGGGGACCGGAGCCGGTCGGAGAAAGGCCTCGGGCTGGGGCTCAGCCTCGTCCGTGCCATAGCTCACGCACACGACGGCCGCGTCACGGTCGACAGCACCCCGGGCGAAGGCTCCACATTTCGCGTCTATCTGCCCGTCGAGTCATGA
- a CDS encoding NirD/YgiW/YdeI family stress tolerance protein, with protein sequence MKNISLRSHFSAITSLVGLLVALLILPGSVLAQYTGPGASPSPSTVAQVLEDPQDDQQVTLRGTILEQLSTEKYMFSDETGQIRIEIESDDFPKHEIGADTRIEISGEVENSFMRRPEIDVENITILPKNDQNGSTS encoded by the coding sequence ATGAAAAACATATCTCTTCGCTCTCACTTCAGCGCAATTACGTCGCTCGTTGGCCTGCTGGTTGCACTTCTCATCCTCCCAGGTTCCGTTCTCGCTCAATACACCGGACCTGGCGCCAGCCCGTCGCCCTCGACTGTCGCGCAGGTTCTTGAAGACCCGCAAGACGATCAGCAGGTGACGCTCCGCGGGACCATCCTCGAACAACTGAGCACCGAAAAGTACATGTTCAGCGACGAGACGGGTCAGATCCGCATTGAGATCGAGAGCGACGACTTTCCCAAACATGAGATTGGAGCCGATACGCGGATCGAAATCTCCGGAGAGGTCGAAAACTCCTTTATGCGCCGACCCGAGATCGATGTCGAAAACATCACGATCTTACCGAAAAACGATCAGAACGGTTCAACCTCGTAG
- a CDS encoding NUDIX hydrolase, with protein MSIEQVGAIPFRRVADRVEFLIITTRTSGRWICPKGNIEPEHGKPGSACLEALEEAGVEGTLVQPELGTYRHSGETTIRMWLLHVEQIHDEWPEDHERQRQWLTASDALSTVDEPGLAELMETATSRLNSD; from the coding sequence ATGTCCATCGAGCAGGTAGGTGCCATTCCATTTCGCCGCGTTGCCGATCGCGTGGAGTTTCTGATTATCACCACGCGGACGAGCGGTCGATGGATTTGCCCAAAGGGAAACATCGAGCCTGAACACGGAAAGCCAGGATCAGCGTGCCTGGAAGCTCTTGAGGAAGCCGGTGTGGAAGGCACACTCGTCCAGCCGGAGCTTGGCACCTACCGGCATAGTGGGGAAACGACCATTCGAATGTGGCTCCTACACGTGGAGCAGATCCACGACGAATGGCCGGAAGATCACGAGCGACAGCGGCAGTGGTTAACCGCCTCGGATGCGCTGTCAACGGTCGACGAACCCGGACTCGCAGAATTGATGGAAACGGCCACTTCTCGCCTCAACAGTGATTAA
- a CDS encoding Na/Pi symporter produces the protein MKPLSEASKTTPSPQDQLLRFLLLALVLVMFFTSLELMGDSFKLMGGGLAESLLKMTSNPFVGLFIGILATSLVQSSSTTTTLTVSLVAAGALDIAGAIPIVMGANIGTSVTNTIVSLGSVTRKEEFRRAMAGATVQDFFNFLAVAVLFPLELMFQVVSTPAAYFTESLTNLGGTQLLSPVKQITEPIAGFLIAATGESGILVLLAGLGLLFLSLRFLVKLLKSLVLGRSERMLHDYIFGHPVVSMLFGVGLTFLVQSSSITTSLTVPLVGAGILTVTQIYPFVLGANVGTTMTAILAALVLSSSGAPGSVEALQGIAAVKVALAHLFFNVYGIALFLPIDQLRRIPIRLAEKLGDWAVTNRAYAIGYIAAVFFAIPLLTILSTRNLEMSYDPPKPERLEQMAPASAPTSEVEAERLTPVKG, from the coding sequence ATGAAACCTCTCTCCGAAGCTTCGAAGACCACTCCTTCCCCTCAGGATCAGCTTCTTCGCTTCCTTCTGCTCGCTCTCGTCCTGGTGATGTTCTTCACCAGCCTTGAGCTCATGGGCGACTCGTTCAAGCTGATGGGCGGTGGGTTAGCCGAGTCGCTGCTGAAGATGACGTCGAACCCGTTTGTGGGGCTCTTTATCGGGATTCTGGCGACCTCGCTGGTGCAGTCCTCATCGACGACCACCACGCTCACGGTCTCGCTCGTCGCAGCCGGTGCCCTCGACATCGCCGGCGCTATCCCGATCGTGATGGGCGCTAACATCGGCACGAGCGTCACCAACACGATTGTCTCCCTCGGGTCGGTGACACGCAAGGAGGAGTTTCGGCGGGCGATGGCAGGCGCCACGGTGCAGGACTTTTTCAACTTCCTCGCCGTCGCCGTCCTGTTTCCTCTCGAACTGATGTTTCAGGTCGTCTCGACGCCGGCCGCCTACTTCACGGAGTCGTTGACCAATCTCGGTGGCACACAGCTGCTCAGCCCCGTGAAGCAAATCACCGAACCCATCGCAGGCTTCCTCATCGCCGCGACCGGCGAAAGTGGCATCCTGGTTCTGCTCGCTGGTCTTGGGCTGCTGTTTCTCTCATTGCGGTTCCTCGTCAAACTTCTGAAGAGCCTGGTCCTCGGCCGCTCGGAGCGGATGCTCCATGACTACATCTTCGGCCACCCGGTGGTGTCGATGCTCTTCGGCGTGGGACTCACCTTCCTCGTGCAAAGCTCCTCGATCACCACGTCGCTCACCGTCCCGCTCGTCGGCGCCGGCATCCTCACCGTCACGCAGATCTACCCGTTCGTTCTCGGCGCCAATGTGGGCACCACGATGACGGCGATTCTGGCGGCCCTGGTGCTATCGTCGTCCGGCGCGCCGGGAAGCGTGGAGGCGCTCCAGGGCATTGCAGCTGTGAAAGTCGCGCTGGCCCACCTCTTCTTCAACGTCTACGGCATCGCCCTCTTCCTCCCGATCGACCAGCTCCGACGGATTCCCATCCGACTGGCAGAGAAACTGGGCGACTGGGCGGTTACCAACCGGGCTTACGCCATCGGCTACATCGCCGCCGTGTTCTTCGCGATCCCACTGCTCACGATCCTCTCGACCCGCAACCTTGAGATGTCGTACGATCCGCCGAAACCCGAACGGCTAGAGCAAATGGCCCCGGCGTCCGCGCCCACGTCTGAGGTCGAGGCCGAACGGTTGACGCCGGTGAAAGGGTAG
- a CDS encoding LysR family transcriptional regulator — protein MELRHLRYFTALARELNFRRAAESVFVAQSTLSQQIQALEDELDVQLVDRSRQHVALTEAGETFLPYAEEVLREARQAESIARAARDGRAGLLRLTYEATAMRSGLPNLIQSFRKAVPDVKMDLTEVDTHTQIRSLREEQSDVGFLFLPIDERGLRVRSLHVAPMIAVLPETHRLAGRDTVALREMEAEPHVMWARDVAPRIFDAYVRACHDVGFAPRIVQEIRGGESFLGLVEAGLGVSIAHHSNLQIQRPGVRYAVITEPEIPLNLGVAYRQQDDSQVVARLLEMLEQANAFGE, from the coding sequence ATGGAGCTTCGTCATCTGCGGTACTTTACGGCGCTCGCACGGGAACTGAATTTTAGACGGGCGGCGGAATCGGTTTTTGTCGCGCAGTCGACGCTGAGTCAGCAGATCCAGGCGCTGGAAGATGAACTGGACGTACAGCTCGTGGATCGCTCGCGCCAGCACGTGGCGTTGACGGAGGCAGGCGAGACGTTTCTGCCCTACGCGGAGGAGGTGCTTCGGGAGGCGCGTCAGGCGGAGTCGATCGCCCGTGCCGCTCGCGACGGGCGCGCGGGGTTGCTGCGGCTCACGTACGAGGCCACGGCCATGCGGAGTGGTCTGCCGAACCTGATCCAGTCGTTCCGGAAGGCCGTTCCAGACGTAAAGATGGATCTTACGGAGGTCGACACGCACACGCAGATCCGCTCCCTCCGCGAAGAGCAATCGGATGTCGGCTTTCTATTCTTACCGATCGACGAGCGCGGGCTCCGCGTCCGGTCCCTCCACGTGGCCCCGATGATCGCCGTTCTACCAGAGACGCATCGCCTTGCCGGGCGGGACACGGTTGCTCTTCGCGAAATGGAAGCCGAGCCACACGTGATGTGGGCGCGGGACGTCGCCCCGAGGATTTTCGACGCGTATGTTCGGGCGTGTCACGACGTGGGATTCGCCCCGCGCATCGTTCAAGAGATCCGGGGCGGGGAGAGCTTCCTGGGTCTGGTGGAGGCGGGACTGGGCGTGTCCATCGCTCATCACTCGAACCTCCAGATTCAGCGCCCCGGCGTCCGCTACGCCGTGATCACCGAACCCGAGATCCCGCTGAACCTGGGCGTTGCCTATCGGCAGCAGGATGACTCGCAGGTCGTCGCGCGACTCTTAGAGATGCTGGAGCAGGCGAACGCTTTTGGGGAGTAG